One part of the Anaeromyxobacter sp. Fw109-5 genome encodes these proteins:
- a CDS encoding phosphatidylserine/phosphatidylglycerophosphate/cardiolipin synthase family protein produces the protein MRTHPILAGLALGTVGVAVGGHLTRRLRRAQLSRRMLRYAEQVPLDVLLEREVGVPVRGGNAIELIEDGAVFDALEEEIRNAREHIHVCEFMWMGKGNPSARIGKAILERRRGVTCRIVLDWFGSKRFSEPRFDPELERRLVASGVELRTHLPWPDPFRLSHRRIFVFDGRTALVGGFGIWKSWLGDGNGPDEWRDTSCRVRGPIVSDLQRAFDHSLQAAGGEPLPGSAYPRQGRAGDCHAAVVASTPKWARTTTAARMYYALIASARRRLYVANSYFVPDRSLQHVLVARAKAGVDVRVLAPGPHHDQPLVRAGQRRTYSRLLRGGVRIWEYGASMMHAKTLVADDVAVIGSTNMDSQSLSFLWETSVVCDAPPIARRIVERYELDLERSSEIRLEAWRRRPLRMQLGEQAAGITEPWL, from the coding sequence GTGCGAACGCATCCCATCCTGGCCGGGCTCGCGCTCGGGACGGTGGGGGTGGCGGTCGGCGGTCACCTCACCCGCCGCCTCCGCCGTGCCCAGCTCTCGCGGCGCATGCTGCGGTACGCCGAGCAGGTCCCGCTGGACGTGCTGCTCGAGCGCGAGGTCGGCGTGCCGGTGCGGGGCGGCAACGCGATCGAGCTCATCGAGGACGGCGCCGTCTTCGACGCCCTCGAGGAGGAGATCCGCAACGCCCGCGAGCACATCCACGTCTGCGAGTTCATGTGGATGGGCAAGGGGAATCCGTCCGCCCGGATCGGGAAGGCGATCCTGGAGCGGCGCCGGGGGGTCACCTGCCGGATCGTGCTCGACTGGTTCGGCTCGAAGCGCTTCAGCGAGCCGCGCTTCGATCCCGAGCTCGAGCGGCGGCTCGTGGCGAGCGGCGTCGAGCTGCGGACCCACCTCCCCTGGCCCGATCCGTTCCGCCTCTCCCACCGGCGCATCTTCGTGTTCGACGGCCGGACCGCGCTCGTGGGCGGGTTCGGGATCTGGAAGAGCTGGCTGGGCGACGGGAACGGCCCCGACGAGTGGCGCGACACCTCGTGCCGCGTCCGCGGCCCGATCGTGTCCGACCTGCAGCGCGCGTTCGATCACAGCCTCCAGGCGGCGGGCGGCGAGCCGCTGCCGGGCTCGGCCTACCCGCGCCAGGGGCGCGCCGGCGACTGTCACGCCGCCGTGGTGGCGAGCACGCCCAAGTGGGCCCGCACCACCACCGCCGCGCGCATGTACTACGCCCTCATCGCCTCCGCGCGGAGGCGGCTGTACGTCGCGAACTCGTACTTCGTGCCGGACCGCTCGCTGCAGCACGTCCTCGTCGCGCGCGCGAAGGCGGGCGTGGACGTGCGCGTGCTCGCGCCCGGGCCGCACCACGATCAGCCCCTGGTGCGCGCCGGGCAGCGGCGCACGTACTCGCGCCTGCTGCGCGGCGGCGTCCGGATCTGGGAGTACGGCGCGTCCATGATGCACGCGAAGACGCTCGTCGCCGACGACGTGGCGGTGATCGGGTCCACCAACATGGACTCGCAGAGCCTGTCGTTCCTGTGGGAGACGTCGGTCGTGTGCGACGCGCCGCCGATCGCGCGGCGGATCGTGGAGCGCTACGAGCTCGACCTCGAGCGCTCGAGCGAGAT
- a CDS encoding nuclear transport factor 2 family protein, giving the protein MRPSGEPPGAPRPELGARARVRRERAARVGAPHLVPSLLALLAAAAAWALWGRISCGGAGLAVSSPETQVKAALARQDRARVPDVYGFRSGGTASLRAVRYEDVVVAVDGGKARVVAVVEADGDVAWGDERAQLSYVGREAFEMSRCNAAGWCGDGRQFAGLKGVLATLFRREDAFNGRDPDSYARLVSERYAGAGGKDALLARLREDLRAAPAARVRISAWQIRVERDRAIVGEDYELAVGEEPPRALRARYELVREGERWAIASGL; this is encoded by the coding sequence TTGCGTCCCTCCGGTGAGCCGCCGGGGGCGCCGCGTCCGGAGCTCGGCGCGCGGGCGCGCGTCCGCCGGGAGCGGGCGGCGCGGGTCGGCGCTCCCCACCTCGTCCCGTCGCTGCTCGCGCTCCTCGCCGCCGCGGCGGCGTGGGCGCTGTGGGGAAGGATCTCCTGCGGGGGCGCCGGCCTCGCGGTCTCGAGCCCCGAGACGCAGGTGAAGGCGGCGCTCGCGCGCCAGGATCGCGCCCGCGTCCCCGACGTCTACGGCTTCCGCTCGGGCGGCACCGCCTCGTTGCGCGCGGTGCGCTACGAGGACGTGGTGGTCGCGGTGGATGGGGGCAAGGCGCGCGTGGTGGCCGTCGTCGAGGCCGACGGCGACGTGGCGTGGGGAGACGAGCGCGCGCAGCTCTCGTACGTGGGGCGCGAGGCGTTCGAGATGAGCCGGTGCAACGCCGCCGGCTGGTGCGGCGACGGGCGGCAGTTCGCGGGCCTCAAGGGCGTGCTCGCCACGCTCTTCCGGCGCGAGGACGCGTTCAACGGTCGGGATCCCGACTCCTACGCGCGCCTCGTCTCGGAGCGGTACGCCGGGGCGGGCGGCAAGGACGCGTTGCTCGCGCGCCTCCGCGAGGATCTCCGCGCGGCGCCCGCGGCGCGGGTGCGGATCTCGGCGTGGCAGATCCGGGTCGAGCGCGACCGCGCCATCGTGGGCGAGGACTACGAGCTCGCGGTGGGCGAGGAGCCGCCGCGCGCGCTGCGCGCCCGCTACGAGCTCGTCCGCGAAGGGGAGCGCTGGGCCATCGCGTCGGGGCTGTGA
- a CDS encoding outer membrane protein assembly factor BamD: MRLPAALALCVLLSACGSKRVSFSGQIKYEPTAEANYEAGVDELKHDNFSEAVKFFEYVRTKFPFSKYAPLSELRLADLKFDQERYVEAAEAYQQFVTMHPTHEEVEYAELRVGLSYLRDAPGDFVLFPPAHEKDQRQVEKAARALRDFVQAKPDSKHAPQARKLLAEAEGRLASHEWYVGEYYFKRKRWAGAAGRYEALVAKYPGSRHEAEALMKLARSYLEIDEKHRARTALQKLIVKHPQDPRRPEAEKLLASLR, from the coding sequence ATGCGCCTCCCCGCCGCCCTCGCGCTCTGTGTCCTCCTGTCCGCGTGCGGCTCGAAGCGCGTCAGCTTCAGCGGCCAGATCAAGTACGAGCCGACGGCCGAGGCCAACTACGAAGCGGGCGTGGACGAGCTCAAGCACGACAACTTCTCGGAGGCGGTGAAGTTCTTCGAGTACGTCCGGACCAAGTTCCCGTTCTCGAAGTACGCGCCGCTCTCCGAGCTGCGGCTCGCCGACCTCAAGTTCGACCAGGAGCGCTACGTCGAGGCCGCCGAGGCCTACCAGCAGTTCGTGACCATGCACCCCACGCACGAGGAGGTCGAGTACGCGGAGCTCCGCGTCGGCCTCTCGTACCTGCGCGACGCCCCCGGCGACTTCGTCCTGTTCCCGCCGGCCCACGAGAAGGACCAGCGGCAGGTGGAGAAGGCCGCCCGCGCGCTGCGCGACTTCGTGCAGGCCAAGCCCGACTCGAAGCACGCGCCCCAGGCGAGGAAGCTCCTCGCCGAGGCGGAGGGGCGCCTCGCGTCGCACGAGTGGTACGTCGGCGAGTACTACTTCAAGCGCAAGCGCTGGGCGGGCGCGGCCGGACGTTACGAGGCCCTCGTCGCGAAGTACCCCGGGTCGCGGCACGAGGCGGAGGCGCTCATGAAGCTCGCCCGCTCGTACCTCGAGATCGACGAGAAGCACCGCGCCCGGACGGCGCTCCAGAAGCTCATCGTGAAGCACCCGCAGGACCCGCGGCGCCCGGAGGCGGAGAAGCTCCTTGCGTCCCTCCGGTGA
- a CDS encoding type IV pilus twitching motility protein PilT, whose product MELNEILQVALRGGASDIHLKAGLPPMFRVDGALLPLKDARRLPPEEIARMAFGIMNEYQKEKFKQTNEVDLAYGVPGLGRFRVNVFQQRGTLGVVLRVIPFKIQSIEQLMLPKVLEKLAAEQRGLVLVTGTTGSGKSTTLAAMIDHINATETCHIMTIEDPIEFLIRDKRSIVNQREVGVDTMSFGHALKSALRQDPDVILVGEMRDLETIETALTAAETGHLVMSTLHTLDATETINRIISAFPPYQQKQVRLQLGSVLRGVISQRLVPRADGKGRVPAIEVLLATARVRELIEDKDRTKEIPEAIAQGHVSYGMQTFDQSLMSLLKSGLITYEEALRQATNPDDFALRVSGVSGTSDSKWDSFEKADPAGPPAPGAAARPPAGAAAAARAQPGRPPVPPVAPRPAAAPAKAREDDFQIERF is encoded by the coding sequence ATGGAACTCAACGAGATCCTGCAGGTCGCGCTCCGCGGCGGCGCCTCGGACATCCACCTCAAGGCGGGCCTCCCGCCGATGTTCCGGGTGGACGGAGCGCTGCTCCCGCTGAAGGACGCGCGCCGCCTCCCGCCCGAGGAGATCGCGCGGATGGCCTTCGGGATCATGAACGAGTACCAGAAGGAGAAGTTCAAGCAGACGAACGAGGTGGACCTCGCCTACGGCGTGCCGGGCCTCGGCCGCTTCCGCGTGAACGTCTTCCAGCAGCGCGGCACCCTCGGTGTGGTCCTGCGCGTCATCCCGTTCAAGATCCAGTCGATCGAGCAGCTCATGCTGCCGAAGGTGCTCGAGAAGCTCGCGGCCGAGCAACGCGGGCTCGTCCTCGTCACCGGCACCACCGGCTCCGGCAAGTCCACCACCCTCGCGGCGATGATCGATCACATCAACGCGACCGAGACCTGCCACATCATGACGATCGAGGATCCCATCGAGTTCCTCATCCGCGACAAGCGCTCGATCGTGAACCAGCGCGAGGTCGGCGTCGACACGATGAGCTTCGGGCACGCGCTGAAGAGCGCGCTGCGCCAGGATCCGGACGTCATCCTGGTGGGCGAGATGCGCGACCTCGAGACCATCGAGACCGCGCTCACCGCGGCGGAGACGGGCCACCTCGTCATGTCGACGCTCCACACGCTCGACGCGACCGAGACCATCAACCGCATCATCTCGGCGTTTCCGCCCTACCAGCAGAAGCAGGTCCGGCTCCAGCTCGGGTCGGTGCTGCGCGGCGTCATCAGCCAGCGGCTCGTGCCCCGCGCCGACGGCAAGGGCCGCGTCCCGGCCATCGAGGTGCTCCTCGCGACGGCGCGCGTGCGCGAGCTCATCGAGGACAAGGACCGCACGAAGGAGATCCCGGAGGCCATCGCCCAGGGCCACGTCTCGTACGGGATGCAGACCTTCGACCAGTCGCTGATGTCGCTCCTCAAGTCCGGGCTCATCACCTACGAGGAGGCGCTGCGGCAGGCGACGAACCCCGACGACTTCGCGCTCCGCGTCTCCGGCGTGTCGGGCACGAGCGACTCGAAGTGGGACTCGTTCGAGAAGGCCGATCCCGCGGGGCCGCCCGCGCCCGGCGCCGCCGCGCGGCCGCCCGCGGGCGCGGCCGCCGCCGCGCGCGCGCAGCCCGGACGGCCGCCCGTCCCGCCCGTCGCACCGCGGCCCGCGGCCGCCCCCGCGAAGGCGCGAGAGGACGACTTCCAGATCGAGCGTTTCTGA
- a CDS encoding lysylphosphatidylglycerol synthase domain-containing protein — protein sequence MARRSVRPRHAVAGVAGALLGALLVSLVFFRVEWHGGPTFVPRFDLGAFVRQLPQHAAWLPGFLALAASLFAWRALVWKLVAPPPRPRYRDAYHATALGALVHNTVPGKLGPLAAAFVLSRSSREPFAAALSSQLVAKLLEMGAVVVLGAGAAWALPRIEGLGRAVMAGAAVFAALAVAAAATALLAPRAGARLGRRLPRAGEALGALGAGLAGVGSPGRLGLALLAAVAPALTAAAAYTIPLAAFGVDEGIAGGAVLVAVITFGQLTPGLPVGTGVYWSLAAWGARRLGAAPDDAAALAVLTHAAMVAASVAVGAVSAVARRGALRELRRRRREVAELTTRAEERTAAASTDGHSRSPT from the coding sequence ATGGCGCGCCGATCCGTCCGCCCGCGCCACGCCGTCGCGGGCGTCGCCGGCGCGCTGCTCGGCGCGCTGCTCGTCTCGCTCGTGTTCTTCCGCGTCGAGTGGCACGGCGGGCCCACGTTCGTCCCCCGCTTCGACCTCGGCGCGTTCGTCCGCCAGCTCCCACAGCACGCCGCCTGGCTGCCCGGCTTCCTCGCGCTCGCCGCCTCGCTCTTCGCCTGGCGCGCGCTCGTCTGGAAGCTCGTCGCCCCGCCGCCGCGCCCGCGGTACCGGGACGCGTACCACGCCACGGCGCTCGGGGCCCTCGTCCACAACACCGTGCCCGGCAAGCTCGGGCCGCTCGCGGCCGCCTTCGTGCTCTCGCGCAGCTCGCGCGAGCCGTTCGCGGCGGCGCTCTCGTCGCAGCTCGTCGCGAAGCTGCTCGAGATGGGCGCGGTGGTGGTGCTGGGCGCGGGCGCCGCCTGGGCGCTGCCGCGGATCGAGGGGCTCGGCCGCGCCGTGATGGCCGGCGCCGCGGTCTTCGCGGCCCTCGCCGTCGCGGCGGCGGCGACGGCGCTGCTCGCCCCGCGCGCGGGCGCCCGGCTCGGGCGCCGGCTCCCGCGCGCCGGCGAGGCCCTGGGCGCGCTCGGCGCGGGGCTCGCGGGCGTCGGGAGCCCGGGGCGGCTCGGGCTCGCGCTCCTCGCCGCCGTGGCGCCCGCGCTCACCGCCGCCGCGGCGTACACGATCCCGCTCGCCGCGTTCGGCGTCGACGAGGGGATCGCCGGCGGGGCGGTGCTCGTCGCCGTGATCACCTTCGGCCAGCTCACGCCCGGCCTGCCGGTCGGCACCGGGGTGTACTGGAGCCTCGCGGCGTGGGGCGCGCGCCGGCTGGGGGCGGCGCCGGACGACGCGGCGGCGCTGGCGGTGCTCACGCACGCGGCGATGGTCGCGGCGAGCGTCGCGGTGGGGGCGGTCTCCGCGGTCGCGCGCCGCGGCGCCCTGCGCGAGCTGCGCCGCCGCCGGCGCGAGGTCGCCGAGCTCACGACCCGCGCGGAGGAGCGCACCGCGGCGGCTTCCACCGACGGTCACTCACGCTCGCCTACATAG
- a CDS encoding tetratricopeptide repeat protein yields the protein MDDTLKQSLALGRAYYLKKDYGLAETYLTQVVESNPSFADVYNMLGVVYHDQGQYQKALRAFEAALRINPGYTDAALNLAVTYNDTGKYREAQETYRHALSRSGAAHGKLDRYVQGKLANMYADIADVYLSAGLHEEAIAEYRRALALGPAFCDIRAKLAGALRDAGDREQAIREYEEVVRQNPSYVLARLNLGLALYGGGRREDAVAQWRAVLEVSPGNRNAELYLQVAGA from the coding sequence GTGGACGACACCCTGAAGCAGTCGCTCGCGCTCGGGCGCGCGTACTATCTGAAGAAGGACTACGGCCTCGCGGAGACGTACCTGACGCAGGTGGTCGAGTCGAACCCCTCGTTCGCCGACGTCTACAACATGCTGGGCGTCGTCTACCACGACCAGGGCCAGTACCAGAAGGCGCTGCGGGCGTTCGAGGCGGCGCTGCGGATAAACCCCGGGTACACGGACGCGGCGCTCAACCTGGCCGTCACCTACAACGACACCGGCAAGTACCGCGAGGCGCAGGAGACGTATCGGCACGCGCTCTCCCGCTCCGGCGCCGCGCACGGGAAGCTCGACCGCTACGTCCAGGGCAAGCTCGCGAACATGTACGCGGACATCGCCGACGTGTACCTCTCCGCCGGCCTGCACGAGGAGGCCATCGCCGAGTACCGCCGCGCCCTCGCGCTCGGCCCCGCGTTCTGCGACATCCGCGCGAAGCTCGCGGGCGCGCTGCGCGACGCGGGCGATCGCGAGCAGGCCATCCGCGAGTACGAGGAGGTCGTGCGGCAGAACCCCTCCTACGTCCTCGCCCGCCTGAACCTGGGCCTCGCGCTGTACGGGGGCGGGCGCAGGGAGGACGCCGTCGCGCAGTGGCGCGCGGTCCTCGAGGTCTCTCCCGGCAACCGGAACGCGGAGCTCTACCTCCAGGTCGCCGGCGCCTGA
- a CDS encoding RecX family transcriptional regulator yields the protein MADDAPPLARAKALALRLLASRARTEAQLRARLAKAELGAEGDAVVGWLRGLGYLDDAAYARARARALVAPGRLGPRLAERRLRTAGIAGAEARAAVAAALAEAEGEGEGGEVALCRALAARRARGAALETLDDRARRRLARFLLGRGFAGPVVARVLGIWEDA from the coding sequence ATGGCGGACGACGCTCCCCCCCTGGCGCGCGCCAAGGCGCTCGCGCTCCGGCTCCTCGCCAGCCGCGCGCGCACCGAGGCGCAGCTCCGCGCCCGGCTCGCGAAGGCCGAGCTGGGGGCGGAGGGGGACGCGGTGGTGGGCTGGCTGCGCGGGCTCGGCTACCTCGACGACGCGGCCTACGCCCGCGCGCGTGCCCGCGCGCTCGTCGCGCCCGGGCGGCTCGGCCCGCGGCTCGCGGAGCGGCGGCTGCGCACGGCCGGGATCGCGGGCGCAGAGGCGCGCGCGGCCGTCGCCGCCGCGCTCGCGGAGGCCGAGGGGGAGGGGGAGGGCGGCGAGGTCGCGCTCTGCCGCGCCCTCGCGGCTCGCCGCGCGCGCGGGGCGGCGCTCGAGACGCTCGACGATCGGGCGCGCCGGCGGCTCGCGCGCTTCCTGCTCGGGCGCGGGTTCGCCGGCCCGGTCGTCGCGCGGGTGCTGGGGATCTGGGAGGACGCCTGA